ATGAGAGACCGATCGCGCGCGGCGGTGCGTCAGGCGGCTCTCGAGCGCGTTGAGGCCCTGCATCCCGAAACTATCGGCCTGCTCGGCGAGTTGCTTTCCATCCCAAGCCCGACGGGCTCGGAGGCGGCCGCGCAAGCCTGGGTGGCCGAGCAGTTTGCGGAGCTCGGCCTCGACGTCGACGTGTTCGACTGCGACCCGGAGGCTCTAGCGTCGCTGCCGGGCTGGACGCCCTCCAAGTGGTCCTACGAGAACCGTCCCAACGTGGTGGGGGTGTGGAAGGGCGCCGGGGGCGGCCGCTCGCTGATCCTCAATGCGCACATCGACACCGTCCCGGTCGAACCCGTCGAGCTTTGGACCCACGATCCGTGGGGGGCGACGGTCGTGGGCGACCGCATGTATGCGCGCGGCGCCATCGACGACAAGGGCGGGATCGTTGACATCCTGGCCGCCGTGCGCGCGTTGCAGGAGGCGGGATTCGAGCCGGCCGGCGACATCATTCTGCAGAGCGCCATCGACGAAGAGGCGGCCGCCAATGGCACGTTGGCTTGCATGGCGCGCGGATACACGGCGGACGCGGCCTGGATGGTCGACGGTTCCCCGCTGGGCCGGGCTTACACCAACCATTCGGGGCAGGTGCAATTCGTCATTCGCGTCTATGGCAGCGGCGGGTCGCCAGTGCGGTGGGATCGTGAGACCGACGCCATCCACCTGGCCATGCAGGTTGCCGAATCGCTTCGCGGACTGCGGGATCGGAAACGCGCCGCGCCGCTTCCTGGCGGCTGGAACGCGATCGAGAACGAGCTTCACTTCTCCGTCGGTCGCATCCGCGGCGGGGAGTGGTACTCCAACATCCCGGCCAAATGCGAGATTGAGTGCTGCATGGCATTCAACCCCCCGGACTCGCTCGCGTCGACTCGGCAGGAGATTCGGCAAACAATCGACGAGTTCGCTCAGCAAGATCCGTGGCTGCGCGACCACCCGCCCGAGATCGAGTTCGAGGGGCTGGCGACCGAACCGGTCTGGCTGCTGCGCGAGGACGACCCCTTCTACCAGACCTTCGCCCGCGTCCATGAGGAGGTCGCCGGAATCCCCGTGCGCTGGATCACGGTCAATGCCTGGTGCGACATCCGGCATTTCAGCTTCGACAAGTACACGCCGGCGCTGATTCTCGGCCCCGGCAGCGGCGGCGGGGCCCATGCTCCGGACGAATACATCGAGCTGCCGAGCATGGTGCCCGTGATCCAGTTCGTGGCGGCCATGGCCATCGAATGGTGCGGAAGCGAGTTGCAAGCATGACTCCAGTCATCGACACCCACGCCCATCTCATCGACCGGCAGGAACCCGGCTACGAAGGGGTGGCGCATAAATGGGGCGGCGCCCGCTGGGGCGGGGGCGTTGACGACCTGATCGCGCAGATGGACCAGGCCGGCATCGACTACGCCTGCCTGCTCACGTCCACGATCATCGACGTGATGGAGCACTTTCACCCTGACGTCCGTGACGACATCCTGATCAGCTTCGATCCCTTCATCAACAAGGCCTGCTACTGGCGCGACTGGGCAGCGCACAAAGATCGATTCTTCCTATTTGCCGACTCCATCGATCCGCGCGTGCCGGGCTACGTGGAACGGGCGGCGCGCGATCTCGACAACGGCGCGACGGGACTCAAAATACTGCCCGCCTTCACCAACTCGACCATCGACGAGCCGGGGTGGCGGCCGATCTTCGAGCTGATGTCGGACCGGAAGGTGCCGTGCATCATCGATCTTTCCTATTGGTATCTGCACTTCCCGTGGTTTGCGCCGCGGCTTGTCGGAAAGTACCGCTCATTCGCGGAATTCGCCGAAACCGTCCATACGGTGGCGGAGGCATATCCCGACGTGCGCATGGAAATCACGCACTACGGGACTCCAATTCTCAGACCGAACGAGCTCAAGAGCATTCAATATGGCGAGGCCGAGCCCAAATCACTCGCCGAAGCCGGAATCGACTACGAGCTGTTGCAAGGGCCGATCGACATGATCGCGCCGCACCCCAACCTGTTCTGCGGACTGTCGGCCTATCAACACGTCATCCCGGCAAGCGAGGAGTATCCCTATCGCAGCGCGCTGCGGATCGTTGAAGTCTTGACGCAAGGACTCGGCGCCGACCGGATCATCTTTGGCACCGATTGGCCGTATTTGGGGCATGTGGGATACCCGGAGCTCATCAGGTCCATTCGCGAGGCGCCGTTTCTCAGCCCCGAGGAGTCGGCCATGATCCTGGGTGGGACCGCGTGCCGGTTCCTGTGGGGAGATGACTCGGATGCATACCCGGCGGGACGATGAGGCGATAGGCGCGGCGGGCTAGCGTGATGCCAGTGGTTGGAACAGTGGCCGGGACAGACTCGGCATTGAGTCCCACGGCGGCCCATTCCGCCGAGCGTGCCGACAACGATTCAGTGCTGCTGCGCGTCCAGAACCTTCGCACGCAATTCCACACCAAGAATGGACTCGTGCGTGCGGTTAACGGCGTGTCGTTCTCCATCCGTCGCGGTGAAGTCGTGGGCATTGTCGGCGAGTCGGGCTGCGGCAAGAGCGTCACCGCGCTTTCGATTCTTGGCCTCATCCGGCCGCCGGGCGAGATCGTGGCCGGACGGGTGCTGATCGAGGGACACGACCTGGTCGGTGCGCCCATCGGGACGCTGCGCCGGATTCGAGGCAAGGAGATCGCCATGATCTTCCAGAATCCGCTGAGCTCGCTCAATCCCGTGCTCACCATCGGTTTCCAGATCCAGGAAGCGATCCTCGAACACGATCGCATCGGTCGCCGCGCGGCCCGAGAGCGCGCCCTGGACCTGCTGCAGCGCGTCGGGATTCCGGATGCCGAGCGGCGACTGCATCAGTATCCCCACCAATTCAGCGGCGGGATGGCCCAGCGCGCCATGATCGCCATGGCGCTGGCCAATCGACCCAAGCTCCTCATCGCCGACGAACCGACAACCGCGCTCGACGTCACGATTCAGGCCCAGATCATCCGACTGCTCCATCGCCTGAGCGGCGAGCTCGGGATGGCCGTCTTGTTCATTACTCACAACATGGGCCTCGTGGCGGAGAACTGCCACCAAACACTGGTGATGTACGCGGGCAAGATTGCCGAATCTAGCGCCACCGACAATTTATTCGCGAGGCCCCTCCACCCGTATACGCAGGCGCTCCTGGCCTGTGTGCCCGAAGTCAAGGGCGAGCGCCACGATCTCATTCCGCTCGAGGGGTTCCCGCCCGACCTGACGGTCGAAAGCCGCGGCTGTGCGTTCGAGCCCCGCTGCGCCCAGCGCTTCGACCGATGCCCGATCGAGGATCCTGAGCCTCGTAACGTGGAGCCCGGACACGCCGTTCGCTGCCACCTGTACTGATGGCCGTGAGTCCGGAGCCTTTGCTCCAAGTTCAAGACGTGGTCAAGGTCTTCGACCTGCCGCATCGGGGCTTCTTCGGGGCGGCGCGGCGACTTCGCGCCTTGGCGGGGGTCAGCCTCGACATCCACGCCGAAGAGACCCTGGGCTTGGTCGGCGAGAGCGGCTGCGGCAAGACCACGCTGGGCCGCATCATCGTTAGACTCGAGACGGCTACCGAAGGCCGCGTGCTGTTTCGCGGTCGCGACGTGCGCGCTCGCTCCGGAACCGCCAACCACGAGCACCGGCGGTCGATCCAGATGGTGTTCCAGGACGCGACCGGATCGCTCAACCCGCGGCGCCGTGTGCGTGACATCGTGAGTCTGCCGGTTAAGGCCGGCGGGGTGGTGGCTCCCCGCTTGGTCAATGACCACGTCGGCCGGGTGCTCGAAGAAGTCGGGCTGCCGAGTGATCTCGGCGACCGCTATCCGGGACAGCTGAGCGGCGGTCAGCAGCAGCGGGTGGCCCTGGCGCGCGCCATTGCCCTGGAGCCCGCCGTTCTCGTCGCCGACGAGCCCCTTTCCGCTCTCGATGTCTCGGTGCAGGCGCAAATCCTGCGGCTGCTGGAGCGAATCCGCGAGCGCCGGCATCTCGCAATGCTATTCGTTTCGCACGACTTGGCGGTCGTGCGCTACTTGTGCGATCGCGTCGCGGTCATGTACCTGGGCCGGATCGTCGAATCGGGCCCGGTCGACGAGGTATTCGAGCATCCGCGGCACCCTTACACGGTCGCGCTGCTTTCGGCGGTTCCCAGCACCCGCCAGCGGACCGACGTCCCCATAGAGCTAGCAGGCGAAGTGCCCAGTGCGGCGGACATTCCGCCCGGATGCCCATTTCATCC
The sequence above is a segment of the Chloroflexota bacterium genome. Coding sequences within it:
- a CDS encoding ArgE/DapE family deacylase, producing MRDRSRAAVRQAALERVEALHPETIGLLGELLSIPSPTGSEAAAQAWVAEQFAELGLDVDVFDCDPEALASLPGWTPSKWSYENRPNVVGVWKGAGGGRSLILNAHIDTVPVEPVELWTHDPWGATVVGDRMYARGAIDDKGGIVDILAAVRALQEAGFEPAGDIILQSAIDEEAAANGTLACMARGYTADAAWMVDGSPLGRAYTNHSGQVQFVIRVYGSGGSPVRWDRETDAIHLAMQVAESLRGLRDRKRAAPLPGGWNAIENELHFSVGRIRGGEWYSNIPAKCEIECCMAFNPPDSLASTRQEIRQTIDEFAQQDPWLRDHPPEIEFEGLATEPVWLLREDDPFYQTFARVHEEVAGIPVRWITVNAWCDIRHFSFDKYTPALILGPGSGGGAHAPDEYIELPSMVPVIQFVAAMAIEWCGSELQA
- a CDS encoding amidohydrolase family protein, producing the protein MTPVIDTHAHLIDRQEPGYEGVAHKWGGARWGGGVDDLIAQMDQAGIDYACLLTSTIIDVMEHFHPDVRDDILISFDPFINKACYWRDWAAHKDRFFLFADSIDPRVPGYVERAARDLDNGATGLKILPAFTNSTIDEPGWRPIFELMSDRKVPCIIDLSYWYLHFPWFAPRLVGKYRSFAEFAETVHTVAEAYPDVRMEITHYGTPILRPNELKSIQYGEAEPKSLAEAGIDYELLQGPIDMIAPHPNLFCGLSAYQHVIPASEEYPYRSALRIVEVLTQGLGADRIIFGTDWPYLGHVGYPELIRSIREAPFLSPEESAMILGGTACRFLWGDDSDAYPAGR
- a CDS encoding ABC transporter ATP-binding protein is translated as MRAVNGVSFSIRRGEVVGIVGESGCGKSVTALSILGLIRPPGEIVAGRVLIEGHDLVGAPIGTLRRIRGKEIAMIFQNPLSSLNPVLTIGFQIQEAILEHDRIGRRAARERALDLLQRVGIPDAERRLHQYPHQFSGGMAQRAMIAMALANRPKLLIADEPTTALDVTIQAQIIRLLHRLSGELGMAVLFITHNMGLVAENCHQTLVMYAGKIAESSATDNLFARPLHPYTQALLACVPEVKGERHDLIPLEGFPPDLTVESRGCAFEPRCAQRFDRCPIEDPEPRNVEPGHAVRCHLY
- a CDS encoding ABC transporter ATP-binding protein, with protein sequence MSPEPLLQVQDVVKVFDLPHRGFFGAARRLRALAGVSLDIHAEETLGLVGESGCGKTTLGRIIVRLETATEGRVLFRGRDVRARSGTANHEHRRSIQMVFQDATGSLNPRRRVRDIVSLPVKAGGVVAPRLVNDHVGRVLEEVGLPSDLGDRYPGQLSGGQQQRVALARAIALEPAVLVADEPLSALDVSVQAQILRLLERIRERRHLAMLFVSHDLAVVRYLCDRVAVMYLGRIVESGPVDEVFEHPRHPYTVALLSAVPSTRQRTDVPIELAGEVPSAADIPPGCPFHPRCWKAQDKCRTVLPQLDPVDGARVACHFPE